One part of the Desulfonema ishimotonii genome encodes these proteins:
- a CDS encoding 1-deoxy-D-xylulose-5-phosphate reductoisomerase, with product MKKHLSILGSTGSIGRNVLNIVAMFPDRFAVAALTAKDNIALLAEQVRRFHPEMAVVYDADRAEALRKLLSDQPDVRIAFGDEGYRSAAGLEAAHMVVGAMMGAAGLKPTLAAIDAGKPIALANKETLVMAGELVMGRAAEKGVDILPVDSEHSAIFQCLSGQRRSDLQKILLTASGGPFLDRAADEFPHIRPEDALKHPNWEMGRKITIDSATLMNKGLEVIEARWLFDVSRADIEVVVHPQSIVHSMVSYRDGSVIAQLGVPDMKGAIAYALSWPERLPLGQPVPDFPGLGALTFRAPDLNRFPCLGLAFEACDAGGTLPAVLNAANEIAVGAFLNRKIVFPGIPDTVRAVMGQHTVIQHPTLSDILEADQWARAQAEDYVNR from the coding sequence ATGAAAAAACATCTCTCCATTCTCGGATCAACCGGCTCCATTGGTCGCAATGTGCTGAACATTGTCGCCATGTTCCCGGATCGTTTTGCTGTGGCGGCCCTGACGGCAAAGGATAATATCGCCCTGCTGGCAGAGCAGGTGCGGCGGTTTCACCCTGAGATGGCCGTCGTCTATGACGCGGACCGGGCTGAGGCGCTCAGAAAACTGCTTTCAGATCAGCCTGATGTCCGAATTGCATTCGGGGATGAGGGATACCGGTCGGCAGCCGGACTTGAGGCGGCCCATATGGTGGTCGGGGCCATGATGGGGGCGGCCGGGCTGAAGCCGACCCTGGCGGCCATAGATGCCGGTAAACCCATCGCCCTCGCCAACAAGGAGACGTTGGTCATGGCCGGGGAACTGGTCATGGGCCGGGCGGCTGAAAAAGGGGTGGACATCCTGCCGGTGGACAGCGAGCACAGCGCCATTTTTCAGTGTCTCAGCGGCCAGCGCCGGTCGGATTTGCAAAAGATCCTGCTGACCGCCTCCGGCGGACCGTTTCTGGACCGGGCTGCGGACGAATTTCCCCATATCCGGCCGGAGGATGCCCTGAAGCATCCCAACTGGGAGATGGGCCGGAAGATTACCATTGATTCGGCCACCCTCATGAACAAGGGGCTGGAGGTCATTGAGGCCCGGTGGCTCTTTGATGTCTCCAGGGCGGATATTGAGGTGGTGGTCCATCCCCAGAGCATTGTGCATTCGATGGTGTCCTACCGGGACGGATCGGTTATCGCCCAGCTCGGGGTGCCGGACATGAAAGGGGCCATTGCCTATGCCCTCTCCTGGCCGGAACGGCTGCCTCTCGGTCAGCCCGTTCCCGATTTTCCGGGTCTGGGGGCGCTGACGTTCCGGGCGCCGGACCTGAACAGATTTCCCTGTCTCGGACTGGCCTTTGAGGCCTGTGACGCGGGCGGGACACTTCCGGCTGTACTCAACGCCGCCAATGAAATCGCCGTGGGCGCTTTTCTGAACCGAAAGATCGTGTTTCCGGGAATTCCGGACACCGTCCGGGCGGTCATGGGGCAGCACACCGTGATTCAACATCCGACGCTATCCGATATTCTTGAGGCAGACCAGTGGGCCAGGGCGCAGGCGGAAGACTATGTTAATCGTTAA